From a single Raphanus sativus cultivar WK10039 chromosome 3, ASM80110v3, whole genome shotgun sequence genomic region:
- the LOC108846041 gene encoding LOW QUALITY PROTEIN: protein ENDOSPERM DEFECTIVE 1 (The sequence of the model RefSeq protein was modified relative to this genomic sequence to represent the inferred CDS: inserted 3 bases in 3 codons) — MEARTGRSVQEHPSTPAITAXAPVPPPSTRRPRVREVSSRFMSPVSSYSSSSSSXGDLRSNSPNHLHHNHQKSRRQLKLSDXGENRSSETAARSLDSPFPLQQDGGKNHQNRSKPLKENGHRLDTPTTTAMLPPPSRSRLNQQRLLTSSAAARLLRLSVSTDSEEDNDRDNKSNGSDHAKLFNTPAASSPLRRSLSSSCDDVRASLSIKGSSLPPVAPNSKSQAETKRQKKVLGQQADAHCLKLLHNRYLQWRFANASAQVKAQAQRAQAERLFYSHGLKMSELSVSVQKKRIELQRLLRVKAVKDIVESQIPYLEQWTTLLEEEYSTSVSETSEALLNASLRLPLDVDIKVETKELAETLDVASKSMEGIVQNIGNFLDKTQEMEMLMSELARVSSNEKASVEDCGVALLKTHSSHIEECYLRSQLIQHHHHHQKCELQRSEHFV, encoded by the exons ATGGAAGCGAGAACCGGCCGGTCTGTTCAAGAGCACCCATCGACACCGGCGATAACTG CGGCGCCGGTTCCTCCGCCTTCAACGCGGCGGCCGAGAGTGAGAGAAGTCAGCTCGAGATTCATGTCTCCGGTTTCATCGTAttcttcatcctcctcct ccgGTGATCTCCGTTCAAACTCTCCCAACCACCTTCACCACAATCACCAGAAGTCTAGACGGCAGTTAAAGTTATCAG GAGGTGAGAACCGATCTTCCGAGACGGCGGCGCGTAGTCTAGACTCGCCTTTTCCTCTTCAACAAGACGGAGGAAAAAACCACCAGAATCGTTCGAAGCCGTTGAAAGAGAACGGACACCGTCTCGACACCCCGACGACGACGGCGATGTTACCTCCGCCGTCTAGATCTCGATTGAACCAGCAGCGTTTGCTTACCTCTTCAGCCGCGGCTAGGCTTCTCCGATTATCTGTCTCCACGGACAGTGAAGAGGATAACGACAGAGATAATAAGTCCAACGGCTCAGATCACGCAAAGCTCTTCAACACTCCCGCCGCCTCCTCACCTCTTCGCCGATCCCTGAGTTCATCTTGCGACGACGTTAGAGCTTCGTTGTCGATTAAAGGTTCTTCGTTGCCTCCGGTGGCACCTAACTCGAAGAGTCAAGCCGAAACAAAGAGACAGAAGAAAGTTTTAGGACAACAAGCGGATGCACACTGTCTGAAACTGCTTCATAACCGTTACTTGCAATGGAGATTCGCAAATGCAAGTGCTCAGGTCAAAGCACAAGCTCAGAGAGCTCAAGCCGAG AGGTTGTTTTATTCCCATGGTTTGAAAATGTCAGAGCTCTCAGTCTCTGTACAGAAGAAACGCATAGAGCTGCAAAGACTGTTGAGAGTAAAAGCTGTGAAGGACATTGTGGAGTCTCAA ATTCCTTATTTGGAACAATGGACAACTCTTCTTGAAGAAGAATACTCAACTTCAGTATCAGAAACATCTGAAGCTTTATTGAATGCTTCGTTGCGCCTCCCTCTGGATGTTGATATCAAG GTTGAGACTAAAGAGTTAGCAGAAACACTTGATGTTGCCTCCAAGTCTATGGAAGGCATTGTGCAAAACATTGGAAATTTTCTGGATAAG ACACAAGAGATGGAGATGTTGATGTCTGAACTAGCTAGAGTAAGCAGCAATGAAAAAGCATCAGTAGAAGACTGTGGAGTTGCACTGCTTAAGACACATTCATCACAT ATTGAAGAATGCTATCTTAGAAGTCAGCTTATtcagcaccaccaccaccaccagaaGTGTGAACTCCAAAGGAGCGAACATTTTGTTTGA
- the LOC108846536 gene encoding histone-lysine N-methyltransferase ASHH3-like, which produces MPPSKKVSNMNRIGQVFNKLLNDIGEAEEFSLPDWSNEGKPTPYTLIKRNIYLTEKTKKKVEDDGIFCSCALSHGSSSVVCGGDCHCGMLYSSCSSSCNCGSECSNKPFQQRRVKKLKLTQTEKCGSGIVAEEYIQEGEFIIEYVGEVIDDETCGDRLWKMKNHGETNFYLCEISKNMVIDATNKGNKSRYINHSCNPNTQMQKWIIEGETRIGIFAISDINKGDHITYDYQFVQFGPDQDCHCGAISCRKKLGVKPKKPKLASDEVLNIVNSELGQTSTFPQVHQNEGILEGTLINKLSEEQTCPRNCIGVVIRLSRPTSDRCFGIIRRFHEVTRKHSVMFEDGVTEFIDLSKEDWEILSD; this is translated from the exons ATGCCTCCCTCAAAGAAG GTTTCCAACATGAACCGCATAGGACAAGTTTTTAACAAGTTGTTGAACGACATTGGAGAAGCAGAGGAGTTTTCTTTGCCGGATTGGTCGAACGAAGGGAAACCAACTCCTTACACCTTGATAAAGCGCA ATATATACTTGACGGAGAAAACCAAAAAGAAGGTTGAAGATGATGGAATTTTCTGTTCTTGTGCCTTGTCCCATGGCTCTTCTTCAGTTGTGTGTGGGGGTGATTGTCATTGTGG GATGTTATACTCAAGCTGTTCATCCAGTTGCAATTGTGGGAGTGAGTGTTCCAACAAGCCTTTCCAACAACGGCGTGTGAAGAAGTTGAAGTTAACTCAG ACAGAAAAATGTGGATCAGGGATTGTAGCAGAAGAATACATCCAAGAAGGAGAGTTTATCATTGAATATGTAGGAGAAG TAATAGATGATGAGACTTGTGGAGACAGGCTATGGAAGATGAAAAACCATGGAGAAACAAATTTCTATCTGTGTGAGATAAGCAAAAATATGGTGATTGATGCCACTAATAAGGGAAATAAATCGAGATATATCAATCATAGTTGCAACCCTAATACGCAGATGCAGAAATG GATAATTGAGGGTGAGACAAGAATCGGCATTTTTGCCATATCTGACATAAATAAGGGAGATCATATTACTTATGACTACCA GTTTGTTCAGTTTGGTCCAGATCAAGACTGCCATTGTGGAGCAATAAGTTGCAGAAAGAAGCTTGGGGTGAAACCAAAGAAACCTAAATTAGCCTCGGATGAAGTTCTTAACATCGTGAACTCTGAATTGGGTCAGACGTCGACATTTCCccag GTTCATCAAAATGAAGGTATTCTTGAAG GAACATTAATTAACAAGCTTAGTGAAGAGCAAACATGTCCTCGTAATTGCATTGGTGTGGTGATCAGGTTGTCTCGCCCCACGAGCGATAG GTGTTTTGGCATCATTAGACGTTTTCATGAGGTTACAAGAAAGCACTCG GTGATGTTCGAGGATGGTGTTACTGAGTTTATCGATTTGTCGAAAGAAGACTGGGAGATTTTATCTGACTAA
- the LOC108834254 gene encoding LOW QUALITY PROTEIN: F-box/kelch-repeat protein At2g44130 (The sequence of the model RefSeq protein was modified relative to this genomic sequence to represent the inferred CDS: deleted 1 base in 1 codon) has protein sequence MIMDKSRNRAEEVVSKDLIPGLPSELAMECLVRVPYQHQSAMRSVCRSWKSLLSDPSFTRERRRCGKAELLLCLVQPLPPPPNSATKAVGETETPLGVEVEKCKKRVSCTPRFGLSVYNATMDKWNRVAFPQLQIPLFCECVVVQDAGKILLIGGWDPETLQPVKDVYVLEGSGRRWRRGAPMKESRSFFACASVGSAQVYVAGGHDEQKNALRSAEVYDVEKDEWSTIPSMAEGRDECQGFSMGTELGFCVLSGYATESQGRFRTDGEVYEPRTKSWSRIENVWPFPDTSPRGRTVVVDTRGSSRLCCFTDRELQSQGQWEAKDNSEKWKMDVQVTQLPTSGSSVYVGSSRGEAVVMIGGRRENKGVMMKTTEKNVGKWSHVHDIPFGFSTLPFSHASIYV, from the exons ATGATCATGGACAAGTCGAGAAACAGAGCTGAGGAAGTAGTTTCAAAAGATTTGATTCCCGGTTTACCTTCCGAGTTAGCTATGGAATGTTTGGTTAGAGTTCCATACCAACATCAATCCGCCATGAGATCCGTTTGCCGTTCTTGGAAAAGCTTACTCTCCGACCCTTCATTCACCAGAGAGCGGCGGAGATGCGGCAAAGCAGAGCTTCTCCTCTGCCTCGTCCAACCGCTTCCGCCGCCGCCAAATTCAGCGACTAAAGCGGTCGGAGAGACGGAGACACCGCTGGGGGTGGAGGTGGAAAAATGTAAAAAGCGCGTTTCCTGCACGCCACGGTTTGGTTTGAGCGTTTACAACGCTACAATGGACAAGTGGAACCGCGTCGCGTTTCCCCAGCTACAGATCCCTCTTTTCTGCGAGTGCGTCGTGGTTCAAGACGCAGGGAAGATTCTGCTCATCGGCGGGTGGGATCCGGAGACGTTACAGCCGGTGAAAGACGTTTACGTTCTCGAAGGAAGCGGAAGGAGGTGGAGACGAGGAGCGCCGATGAAAGAATCGCGTTCCTTCTTCGCCTGCGCATCCGTGGGCTCAGCGCAAGTGTACGTCGCGGGAGGACACGACGAGCAGAAGAACGCCTTACGATCAGCTGAGGTGTACGACGTGGAGAAAGACGAGTGGTCAACGATCCCATCGATGGCTGAAGGAAGAGACGAGTGCCAAGGCTTCTCCATGGGGACGGAGCTAGGATTCTGCGTTTTAAGCGGTTACGCAACGGAGTCTCAA GGAAGGTTCCGAACGGACGGAGAAGTTTACGAGCCTAGGACAAAGTCATGGTCAAGAATCGAAAACGTATGGCCGTTTCCGGATACTAGCCCTAGAGGCCGCACCGTTGTAGTAGACACTAGAGGCTCCTCCAGGTTATGCTGTTTCACAGACCGTGAGTTACAAAGCCAGGGCCAATGGGAAGCTAAAGATAATtcagaaaaatggaaaatggaTGTTCAAGTCACACAGCTTCCGACGAGTGGAAGTTCAGTTTATGTTGGAAGCTCTAGAGGTGAAGCGGTGGTAATGATCGGCGGAAGAAGAGAGAATAAAGGAGTGATGATGAAGACAACGGAGAAGAATGTTGGAAAGTGGAGTCATGTCCATGACATACCTTTTGGTTTCTCCACACTTCCATTCTCACATGCTTCAATCTATGTCTGA